In Scleropages formosus chromosome 10, fSclFor1.1, whole genome shotgun sequence, a single genomic region encodes these proteins:
- the hsph1 gene encoding heat shock protein 105 kDa, which produces MSVVGFDVGFQNSYIAVAKGGGIETVTNEFTDRCTPSVVSFGSKNRTIGNAAKNQLITNSKNTLFNFKRFHGRSFQDPVVQNEKSNVPYDLVPMKNGRAGVEVMYLDKKHEFSTEQLTAMLLTRLKETAEANIQKKVVDCVISVPTFFTDAERRCVLDAAQIAGLNCLRLMNDTTAVALNYGIYKEDLPPPEEKPKIVIFVDMGHSAFQVSGCAFNKGKLKVLATAFDPDLGGKDFDQRLVEYFCTDFKSKYKLDVKSRVRALLRLQQECEKLKKLMSSNSTDIPLNIECFMDDTDVSGKMNRAQFEELCADLIERVTVPLVAVMEQAQLQPQNISAVEVVGGATRIPAIRAKIVKFFGKDVSTTLNADEAVARGCALQCAILSPAFKVREFSITDVTPFPMSLSWSTEGDDPAGCHEVFCKNHMIPFSKVIAFYRKNPFILEVFYSDPSSLPYPEAKIGEFSVLNVSTQDDGERSKVKVKVRVNADGIVSVSSAAMIQKVRAEDHKTLAVESVEDDANAQETEDNLDTQDKTQEKNEGDTQMSVDNENQPAPQSPPAEKEHSHSSPHALNGECRAHQPPDAKKPKMKTMHVGLPIEAKLVQQLGKEHLSTYTQLESEMILQDQREKERNNAKNAVEEHVYYYRHKLEGPYLNFLNSMDRNKFSELLARTENWLYNEGEDQEKQVYLDKLAEIQKLGTPVQERYEEAEQRPKLFEELTSRIQTYVKITENYRNGDENYTHIDAPDMEKVSRCVKDTQEWMANVRSAQDKLRHDEDPVVRSTDIRAKLQELERVCELVVTKPKPRVESPVEETTQANSTCSKKGVEDVTMEQEAGLHNGEKPMNGMDLD; this is translated from the exons ATGTCCGTGGTGGGCTTCGATGTGGGCTTTCAGAACAGCTACATCGCGGTGGCCAAAGGCGGAGGTATCGAGACGGTGACCAACGAGTTCACGGATCGGTGTACGCC GAGTGTAGTGTCCTTTGGCTCCAAGAACAGAACTATTGGCAATGCAGCTAAAAATCAG cttaTTACCAATTCAAAGAACACATTGTTCAACTTCAAAAGATTTCATGGCAGATCCTTTCAAGATCCTGTTGTCCAGAATGAGAAGTCTAACGTGCCATATGACCTGGTGCCCATGAAGAATGGTAGAGCTGGTGTTGAG GTGATGTACCTGGACAAGAAGCATGAGTTCAGCACAGAGCAGCTCACTGCCATGCTTCTGACCAGGTTAAAGGAGACAGCTGAAGCCAACATACAGAAGAAAGTGGTGGATTGTGTCATTTCT GTCCCTACCTTCTTCACTGATGCAGAAAGGAGGTGTGTGCTTGATGCTGCCCAGATTGCTGGCTTGAACTGCCTGAGACTAATGAATGATACCACAGCAG TTGCCTTGAATTACGGGATATACAAAGAGGATCTTCCACCCCCAGAAGAAAAGCCCAAGATTGTGATTTTTGTTGATATGGGTCATTCAGCCTTTCAAGTGTCTGGCTGTGCATTTAACAAGGGAAAGTTAAAG GTTCTAGCAACAGCCTTTGATCCTGATTTGGGTGGAAAGGACTTTGATCAAAGACTGGTCGAGTATTTCTGCACAGATTTTAAGTCCAAGTACAAGCTAGACGTGAAGTCGAGGGTTCGAGCACTGCTTCGACTGCAGCAAGAGTGTGAGAAGTTGAAGAAGCTGATGAGCAGCAACTCAACGGATATCCCTCTCAACATTGAATGCTTCATGGATGATACAGATGTGTCAGGCAAAATGAACAG AGCCCAATTCGAGGAGCTGTGTGCAGACCTCATAGAGCGTGTGACTGTCCCGCTGGTGGCTGTGATGGAGCAGGCTCAGCTGCAGCCCCAGAACATCAGCGCTGTGGAGGTTGTCGGGGGAGCGACCCGCATCCCTGCCATCAGAGCCAAAATCGTCAAGTTCTTCGGAAAGGACGTCAGCACCACACTTAATGCAGATGAGGCTGTGGCCCGGGGCTGTGCTCTGCAA tgtgCCATCCTTTCACCTGCGTTTAAAGTGCGAGAGTTCTCCATCACAGATGTTACCCCATTCCCAATGTCGCTCTCCTGGAGTACTGAAGGAGATGACCCAGCAGG ATGCCATGAAGTCTTCTGCAAAAATCACATGAtccctttctccaaagttattGCATTCTACCGTAAAAATCCTTTTATTCTTGAAGTCTTTTATTCAGACCCATCATCATTGCCATACCCCGAGGCAAAGATTG GTGAATTTTCAGTTCTGAACGTATCCACCCAGGATGATGGGGAACGGTCAAAAGTGAAGGTGAAGGTGCGAGTAAACGCAGACGGAATTGTGAGCGTGTCGTCTGCTGCCATGATTCAGAAAGTGAGAGCGGAGGACCACAAGACTCTCGCTGTAGAGAGTGTGGAGGATGATGCAAATGCACAAGAGACCGAAGACAATCTTGACACTCAG gataagacACAAGAGAAAAATGAAGGTGACACCCAGATGTCTGTAGATAATGAAAACCAGCCGGCGCCCCAGTCTCCTCCAGCGGAAAAAGAACACAGCCATAGCAGCCCACATGCT TTAAACGGGGAGTGCAGAGCTCACCAGCCTCCTGATGCCAAAAAGCCTAAGATGAAGACCATGCATGTGGGGCTGCCCATCGAGGCAAAGCTGGTGCAACAGCTTGGAAAGGAACACCtgagcacatacacacaactaGAG AGCGAGATGATACTGCAAGATCaaagggagaaggagaggaacAACGCCAAGAATGCAGTGGAGGAACATGTGTATTATTACAGGCACAAACTTGAGGGACCTTACCTAAATTTCCTCAACTCGATG GATCGGAACAAATTCTCTGAGCTCCTGGCTCGGACAGAGAACTGGCTGTACAATGAAGGAGAGGATCAGGAAAAACAAGTATATTTGGATAAGCTTGCTGAAATCCAG AAACTGGGAACTCCTGTTCAAGAAAGATATGAGGAAGCAGAACAGAGACCTAAGCTTTTTGAGGAGCTCACATCCAGAATCCAGACCTATGTGAAGATTACAGAGAATTACAGGAATGgg GATGAGAACTATACACACATAGATGCACCAGATATGGAGAAGGTGAGCAGATGTGTGAAAGACACACAGGAGTGGATGGCCAACGTGAGAAGTGCTCAGGATAAGCTCCGTCACGATGAGGACCCGGTGGTCCGTAGCACTGACATCCGTGCAAAGCTTCAG GAGctggagcgtgtgtgtgagctggtggTCACCAAGCCAAAGCCAAGGGTAGAGTCCCCTGTTGAGGAGACCACACAGGCAAACAGCACCTGCAGCAAGAAGGGTGTGGAGGATGTGACAATGGAACAGGAGGCAGGCCTACATAATGGAGAAAAGCCTATGAATGGCATGGATCTGGACTGA